A region from the uncultured Macellibacteroides sp. genome encodes:
- a CDS encoding DUF4917 family protein translates to MLGNGFSMGYDSKIFSYNALSTFIENSSDELLKQLFNSINTKNFEVIMQQLDLFADVAKVFKAEESLIIRIKQTSENLKSSLIDAVQVMHPEHVFKVPEEKSLACCSFLEDYLSSDGYLFSSNYDLLLYWVLMRNTIKNAGDGFGRELENPLDDEFVSDYEPEFSELRWGKNKESQTVFYLHGALPLFDTGIEIIKEKYDGEYLLEKIKKRMEKKEYPIFVTAGNATEKLSHIMHNRYLSYCYDKFSSITGSLITFGFNFGDNDTHIINAINKASKQPISNRLHSIYIGVYSDADLKHIEKIKDKFKCKVKMYNATTANVWQTPPKE, encoded by the coding sequence TTGCTAGGTAACGGATTTAGTATGGGATACGATTCCAAGATATTTTCGTATAATGCATTAAGTACTTTTATTGAAAATTCAAGTGATGAATTATTAAAACAATTATTCAATAGCATCAATACCAAGAATTTTGAGGTTATTATGCAGCAATTGGACCTTTTTGCTGATGTTGCAAAAGTTTTTAAGGCAGAAGAATCACTAATCATCAGAATTAAACAAACAAGTGAGAATTTAAAGAGCAGTTTGATTGATGCAGTTCAAGTGATGCATCCTGAACATGTTTTTAAAGTACCAGAAGAAAAAAGTCTTGCTTGTTGTTCCTTTCTAGAAGACTATTTATCTAGTGATGGATATCTTTTTTCTTCAAACTATGACTTACTTCTTTATTGGGTACTTATGCGAAATACTATAAAAAATGCAGGAGATGGATTCGGCAGAGAGCTTGAAAATCCATTAGATGATGAATTTGTATCGGATTATGAACCTGAGTTTTCAGAATTGCGTTGGGGAAAAAACAAGGAGAGTCAAACTGTATTTTATTTACATGGTGCGCTCCCTCTTTTTGATACAGGAATAGAGATAATAAAAGAAAAATATGACGGAGAATACCTTTTAGAAAAAATAAAAAAGAGAATGGAAAAGAAGGAATATCCTATTTTTGTAACTGCGGGTAATGCAACTGAAAAGCTTTCACATATAATGCACAACAGATATCTTTCTTACTGCTATGATAAGTTTTCTTCAATAACAGGTTCACTGATAACATTTGGATTCAACTTTGGAGATAATGATACTCACATAATTAATGCGATTAACAAAGCCTCTAAACAACCAATTTCAAATAGGTTACATAGTATTTACATTGGTGTTTATTCTGATGCTGATTTAAAACATATCGAAAAAATAAAGGATAAATTCAAGTGCAAGGTTAAAATGTATAATGCTACAACTGCTAATGTTTGGCAGACCCCCCCAAAAGAGTAG
- a CDS encoding ABC transporter substrate-binding protein has product MKIVLAGLCLATLLLISGCHSNTSRSDSKSASALQDSISSPMNPSYAKGFRVTSHAGYRLLDIQDPQQEESTSYHFALVPRGTKPEGIPSDYTVIETPVRSVICMTALQLSNFIAMEAVDRVIGITSSRFLFNKEMKQRLKEGKTKKIGMEGNFDAEVIMSANPDLILISPFKRGGYDSLKELGIPLLPHLGYKEMTPLGQAEWIKCIGLLVGLENEANAKFEVIEHRYNELLQLTASVKKRPVVFSGELRGGNWYAVGGKSFLAQLFRDAGADYFLKDDNRSGGVTLDFETVYSQADKADFWRILNSYPGDFSYNALKAEDSRYADFRAFRQKGVVYCNLRERAFYESSPTQPEVVLADLIRAFHPDLLPDHTPVYYELMK; this is encoded by the coding sequence ATGAAAATAGTTCTTGCCGGACTGTGCTTAGCTACACTTCTGTTGATATCCGGCTGCCATTCAAATACGTCCAGGTCCGATAGTAAGTCGGCTTCCGCCCTGCAGGATTCCATCTCTTCACCCATGAATCCAAGTTATGCCAAGGGATTCCGTGTTACCTCCCATGCGGGCTACCGCTTGCTGGATATACAGGATCCGCAGCAGGAAGAGAGTACCTCTTACCACTTCGCCCTGGTTCCCCGGGGTACCAAACCCGAAGGCATTCCGTCCGACTATACCGTAATCGAAACGCCCGTGCGCAGTGTGATCTGTATGACCGCTCTTCAGCTTTCCAACTTCATTGCCATGGAGGCGGTGGACCGGGTAATCGGTATCACCAGCAGCCGGTTCTTATTTAATAAGGAGATGAAGCAGCGTCTTAAGGAGGGTAAAACAAAAAAAATAGGCATGGAAGGTAACTTTGACGCCGAAGTGATCATGAGTGCAAATCCCGATCTGATTCTGATCTCTCCGTTCAAACGGGGAGGATACGATTCCCTGAAAGAACTGGGCATCCCCCTGTTACCTCATCTGGGATACAAAGAAATGACACCCCTTGGTCAGGCGGAGTGGATCAAATGCATCGGTCTGCTGGTGGGACTGGAAAACGAGGCCAATGCCAAATTTGAAGTCATCGAACATCGTTACAACGAACTGTTGCAACTAACGGCCAGCGTAAAAAAGCGTCCGGTTGTGTTTAGTGGCGAGCTGCGGGGCGGTAACTGGTACGCTGTGGGCGGCAAAAGCTTTCTTGCCCAGCTGTTCCGCGATGCGGGAGCCGACTACTTCCTGAAGGACGACAACCGTTCGGGCGGAGTGACCCTCGACTTTGAGACCGTGTATAGTCAGGCCGACAAAGCCGATTTCTGGCGGATACTGAATAGCTATCCCGGCGACTTCTCCTATAACGCCCTGAAAGCCGAAGATTCGCGGTATGCCGACTTTCGTGCCTTCCGCCAAAAGGGGGTGGTTTACTGCAACCTGCGCGAAAGGGCCTTTTATGAATCGTCGCCTACTCAACCCGAAGTGGTACTGGCCGATCTGATCCGGGCCTTTCATCCGGACCTGTTACCCGATCATACTCCGGTATATTACGAATTAATGAAATAA
- a CDS encoding transposase, producing MELTRLLDDPLPKGSLITKALHYLKNAWTSFMAYRNYDRYCINNSMVKRSIRTLTIRRKNKMAFDSHKGAETSTVYHTFVATCKIGKLSFSQFLKNYLTAFMEGCSALENLTLTILG from the coding sequence ATGGAGTTAACGCGTCTGCTTGACGACCCATTACCCAAAGGTAGCCTGATTACTAAGGCTCTCCATTATTTAAAGAACGCATGGACTTCTTTTATGGCTTATCGCAATTACGATCGGTATTGCATTAATAATTCTATGGTGAAACGTTCGATTCGTACTCTGACAATTCGGCGAAAGAACAAAATGGCTTTTGATAGTCATAAGGGTGCTGAGACCTCGACGGTTTATCATACCTTTGTTGCAACTTGCAAAATAGGCAAACTGTCATTTTCTCAATTCTTGAAGAATTATTTAACGGCTTTTATGGAAGGATGTTCAGCTCTTGAGAATCTTACCCTTACCATACTGGGTTAA
- a CDS encoding ABC transporter ATP-binding protein: MSKQTNLHTIQLCSLSIGYVGKKQTKVVAEDINASIHGGELTCLLGANGAGKSTLLRTLSAFQPKLNGQTKVMGKEIGHYTDKELATIIGVVLTDKCDVRNMTVEELVGMGRSPYTGFWGRLRGRDREIVRESISLVRIENLTHRMVHTLSDGERQKVMIAKVLAQETPVIFLDEPTAFLDFPSKVEIMQLLHQLTRQTNKTIFLSTHDMELALQLADKIWLMDKGGGIATGTPEDLSLDGSLSGFFARKGIVFDTEIGLFRIDNQYDAQIRLTGHGQKFAMARKALQRNGILAGRTLESAYYIETGNLQTPGYVFCTPNGTHIPVPTIEALLETVEQYRPQLDTTP; encoded by the coding sequence ATGAGTAAGCAAACCAATCTACATACCATCCAGCTCTGTTCCCTTTCCATCGGCTATGTCGGAAAGAAGCAGACCAAAGTAGTGGCCGAAGATATAAACGCTTCCATTCACGGAGGCGAACTAACTTGCCTGCTCGGTGCCAACGGTGCGGGTAAATCTACCTTGTTGCGTACACTTTCTGCCTTCCAGCCTAAACTGAACGGGCAGACCAAGGTGATGGGGAAGGAAATAGGGCACTATACAGATAAGGAACTGGCCACCATTATTGGGGTGGTGCTGACCGATAAATGTGATGTGCGAAACATGACCGTGGAGGAGTTGGTGGGCATGGGACGTAGTCCGTATACCGGATTCTGGGGCCGACTGAGGGGTCGGGACCGGGAGATTGTGCGCGAATCCATCTCGCTGGTCAGGATCGAAAACCTTACCCACCGGATGGTGCATACCCTGAGCGACGGCGAAAGACAAAAGGTGATGATTGCCAAAGTGCTGGCGCAGGAAACGCCGGTAATCTTCCTGGACGAACCCACGGCTTTCCTCGATTTTCCAAGCAAGGTAGAGATTATGCAACTGCTGCACCAGCTTACGCGGCAGACAAACAAAACCATCTTTCTGTCCACCCACGACATGGAACTGGCCCTGCAGCTGGCCGACAAAATATGGCTGATGGACAAAGGCGGCGGCATTGCCACCGGCACACCCGAGGACCTGTCGCTGGACGGAAGCCTGAGCGGATTCTTTGCCCGTAAAGGCATTGTATTCGATACCGAAATAGGCCTGTTCCGGATAGACAACCAATACGATGCCCAGATCCGCTTAACCGGTCACGGCCAGAAGTTCGCCATGGCCCGCAAAGCCCTGCAACGCAACGGCATCCTGGCCGGACGAACCCTCGAATCCGCCTACTACATCGAAACCGGCAACCTGCAAACCCCCGGCTATGTGTTCTGCACCCCCAACGGTACCCACATCCCCGTTCCCACCATCGAAGCCCTGCTCGAAACCGTAGAACAATACCGCCCCCAACTCGATACCACTCCATAA
- a CDS encoding iron ABC transporter permease: MKRPTTLFMLLIVASVFLFFMLNLLLGSVAIPLKSVWHILMQTNDESQVWQNIILKSRVPQALTALVAGAGLAISGLQMQTVFRNPLAGPSVLGISSGASLGVAFVVLLSGSLGGIALSKLGYVGEIALSVAAIAGALSIMALIVYVSQKVKGNVTLLIIGVMIGYVANAIIGVLKYFSVEEDIRAYVIWGLGSFSRVSGDQVVLFVILMAVLIPLSFLLIKTMNLMLLGDGYARNLGLNIKRSRLLVITSSGVLVAIVTAYCGPIVFLGLAVPHLCRAIFHTSDHRILMPAVLFAGASLALICNLIARMPGLEGALPVNSVTALVGAPVVASVLFRKRKDDLNE, from the coding sequence ATGAAGCGACCTACCACCCTGTTCATGCTATTGATTGTGGCATCCGTCTTTTTATTCTTTATGCTTAACCTGCTGTTAGGCTCGGTTGCCATTCCCCTTAAGTCGGTTTGGCATATCCTGATGCAGACAAACGACGAATCCCAGGTGTGGCAGAACATTATCCTGAAGTCGCGCGTGCCGCAGGCGCTCACCGCCCTTGTGGCTGGAGCCGGACTGGCCATCAGCGGACTGCAGATGCAGACCGTATTCCGTAATCCTCTGGCTGGTCCCTCGGTATTGGGTATCAGTTCCGGCGCCAGTCTGGGTGTTGCCTTTGTGGTGTTGCTGTCCGGCAGCCTGGGAGGAATAGCCCTCAGCAAACTGGGCTACGTAGGCGAAATTGCCTTATCGGTAGCCGCCATAGCCGGAGCCCTTTCTATCATGGCACTTATCGTTTACGTATCGCAAAAGGTAAAAGGAAACGTAACCCTGCTTATCATCGGGGTGATGATTGGCTATGTGGCCAATGCCATTATCGGGGTACTGAAGTATTTCAGCGTGGAGGAGGATATCCGGGCTTATGTAATCTGGGGATTAGGCAGCTTTTCGCGGGTGTCCGGCGATCAGGTTGTCCTTTTTGTCATCCTCATGGCGGTGCTCATTCCGCTCTCCTTCCTGTTGATAAAAACAATGAACCTCATGTTGCTGGGCGATGGCTATGCACGTAACCTGGGACTAAACATCAAGCGTTCGCGGTTGCTCGTTATCACCTCGTCGGGTGTACTGGTAGCCATTGTAACCGCTTACTGCGGACCTATTGTCTTTCTGGGTCTGGCGGTTCCGCACTTGTGCCGGGCCATCTTTCATACATCGGACCATCGCATCCTGATGCCGGCCGTATTGTTTGCCGGCGCTTCCCTGGCCCTGATCTGCAACCTGATTGCCCGCATGCCCGGACTGGAAGGGGCGCTCCCTGTTAATTCGGTCACCGCCCTTGTGGGAGCTCCCGTGGTGGCCTCGGTATTATTCAGAAAACGTAAAGACGACCTCAATGAGTAA
- a CDS encoding precorrin-2 C(20)-methyltransferase, which produces MHTPVYFVSLGPGDPELITLKGLKILQQAHTVFYPATQSKQGEVVSRAATILRALEISESVLCPFLLPMSKDRSHAQQAYDSVYEEVVKQHDGEKRLVIVAEGDAGFYSSIHYIMNRLNDAGISSERIAGVPAFIAAGALGGIHVVKQEEKLLVLPGIVTGEELEQYLGSGLTVVIMKLSQCGDVISAFIKGHTGYQYHYFENVGTDKEYYTDKKEEIACGKFPYFSLLLIKP; this is translated from the coding sequence ATGCATACTCCCGTATATTTCGTTTCACTGGGTCCGGGCGATCCCGAACTGATAACCCTGAAGGGTTTGAAAATACTTCAACAGGCACACACGGTGTTTTATCCCGCTACCCAAAGCAAGCAAGGGGAGGTGGTATCCCGTGCAGCCACGATACTCCGTGCACTGGAAATATCGGAGTCCGTTTTGTGCCCGTTTCTTCTTCCCATGAGTAAAGACCGCAGTCATGCGCAACAGGCTTACGATTCGGTTTACGAGGAGGTGGTAAAGCAACACGACGGAGAAAAACGGCTGGTGATTGTTGCCGAGGGGGATGCGGGTTTTTATTCGTCCATCCATTATATAATGAACCGGCTGAACGATGCGGGTATCTCTTCGGAACGGATAGCCGGAGTGCCGGCGTTTATCGCTGCCGGGGCGTTAGGTGGTATCCATGTGGTTAAACAGGAAGAAAAGTTACTGGTGCTACCGGGAATTGTTACCGGCGAGGAACTGGAACAATATCTGGGAAGCGGACTAACGGTGGTGATTATGAAATTATCGCAATGCGGTGATGTGATTTCGGCGTTTATAAAGGGGCATACAGGTTACCAGTATCACTATTTCGAGAATGTGGGTACAGATAAAGAATATTACACGGATAAAAAGGAAGAAATTGCATGCGGGAAGTTCCCCTATTTCTCTTTGCTGCTTATAAAGCCCTAA
- a CDS encoding AAA family ATPase, translated as MKNILIDKIRISGLRGLNDFQMSLSETTVLTGMNNTGKTTVLKALQLALGSRAFLEIDDLHMSQTEIAEKIIVDIRIVQVGDQGTCSAIFDEDWEVLFKAEKIKFSENMSYVPLRTIAKYNNLLSKFDIEQQILNNWNTQGSEKWQDIVGKKQTFSIEQLPFFYINAQRDIVEDMKLKTSYLGKMLADAAKGYDPQEIEALEKLIADLNEQTIDKSTILTTIKEALSGINSAMENNSSGVELSPFSKKIRDLNKAISIHYGERSNSFTMDYHGMGTRSWSSLLTLKAFIMHSCNLAEAEGSVFFPIIAIEEPESHLHPNAQKKLYRQMAEMPGQKIISTHSSYIAASAEISEVCGLYKNEEQVMCGWVALSDLEDGDERKLRQKVINTKGELFFSKALVLFEGETEEQALPIFAEKYFERHPSELGIDFVGVGGAGQYLPFLRFAEAFNIPWFIFSDGETQPISKMSSAVKKVIGSSFTTINNENNIVILENNADFEKDILSQDYIEEIESSLIELNGEGYIENYIQSKNGTSSGRERTNGVCRTCNQNIFVDTKRNYSGTEGYKNALYDMMASQKTKFGLTIAHTIVKSGKEIPQSVKVLFDKINTKLAYE; from the coding sequence ATGAAAAATATACTTATTGATAAAATACGCATATCAGGTTTGAGGGGATTGAATGATTTCCAAATGTCGCTTAGTGAAACAACTGTATTGACAGGTATGAATAATACAGGTAAAACAACTGTATTAAAAGCTCTTCAATTGGCTCTGGGAAGCAGGGCATTCTTGGAAATCGATGATTTGCATATGTCTCAAACAGAAATAGCTGAAAAAATTATTGTTGACATACGAATAGTTCAAGTTGGGGATCAAGGTACATGTTCTGCAATTTTTGACGAAGACTGGGAGGTCTTATTTAAAGCAGAGAAAATTAAATTTTCGGAAAATATGTCTTATGTTCCGTTGCGTACTATTGCAAAGTATAATAATCTTTTAAGTAAATTCGACATCGAACAACAAATATTAAATAATTGGAATACGCAGGGCTCTGAAAAATGGCAGGATATAGTAGGAAAAAAACAAACATTTTCTATTGAGCAATTACCTTTTTTCTATATAAATGCGCAAAGAGATATAGTTGAGGATATGAAACTTAAGACATCTTATCTTGGAAAGATGTTGGCTGATGCTGCAAAAGGATATGATCCACAAGAAATTGAGGCATTAGAGAAACTTATTGCAGACTTAAATGAACAAACTATTGATAAAAGCACTATATTAACAACTATAAAAGAAGCATTATCAGGCATTAATTCCGCAATGGAAAATAATAGCAGTGGCGTCGAATTATCCCCTTTCTCTAAAAAAATAAGAGATTTAAATAAAGCAATATCTATTCATTATGGTGAACGCAGCAATAGTTTTACTATGGACTATCATGGAATGGGTACTCGTAGCTGGTCATCTTTACTAACTTTGAAAGCTTTTATTATGCATAGTTGTAATTTGGCAGAGGCAGAAGGTTCTGTGTTTTTCCCGATTATTGCCATTGAGGAACCCGAATCACATCTACACCCTAATGCTCAGAAGAAATTGTATCGACAAATGGCTGAAATGCCGGGACAAAAGATCATATCAACACACTCTTCTTATATTGCGGCATCAGCAGAGATATCTGAAGTATGTGGATTGTATAAAAATGAAGAGCAGGTAATGTGTGGTTGGGTAGCATTAAGTGATTTGGAGGATGGTGATGAAAGAAAATTACGGCAAAAAGTAATAAATACAAAAGGAGAATTATTTTTTTCAAAAGCATTGGTTCTATTTGAAGGAGAAACAGAAGAACAGGCTTTACCAATTTTTGCGGAAAAATATTTTGAGAGACATCCATCCGAATTGGGGATAGATTTTGTTGGAGTTGGTGGAGCAGGGCAATATCTGCCCTTTTTGAGATTTGCTGAAGCATTCAACATACCTTGGTTTATTTTTAGTGATGGAGAGACTCAACCGATAAGTAAGATGTCTAGCGCAGTAAAGAAGGTTATTGGGAGTTCTTTTACAACTATTAATAATGAGAATAACATTGTTATATTAGAAAATAATGCCGATTTTGAAAAGGATATTTTGAGTCAAGATTATATAGAAGAAATTGAGTCATCTCTAATCGAGCTCAATGGTGAAGGATATATTGAGAATTATATCCAAAGTAAAAATGGCACATCAAGTGGACGTGAAAGGACTAATGGTGTATGCCGCACTTGCAATCAAAATATATTTGTAGACACTAAAAGAAATTATAGTGGGACTGAAGGTTATAAAAATGCTTTATATGACATGATGGCTTCTCAAAAAACTAAATTTGGACTAACAATAGCACATACGATAGTCAAATCCGGAAAAGAGATACCTCAATCAGTCAAAGTGCTTTTTGATAAAATTAATACAAAATTAGCTTATGAATAA
- the recO gene encoding DNA repair protein RecO: MLYKTRGIVLHSIPYSDKYSIIYMYTEAFGRVSYLVARTRGKKSNISRALFIPLSVLEMEVDHKQNRDLHRIKETKSCFPMNELSSHPIKNVLALFLSEVLFRVVKETEPDARLFDFLYQSVQLLELSEKGLANFHLVFLLRLLHHLGIFPNTDSIAENRYFDMLNGVFVSDIPMHRHYLDKPESLAFAGLLRMSYENMHLYRFTRQDRLLVIHRILEYYRLHMPDFPEIKSLAVMQTLFD, from the coding sequence ATGCTTTATAAAACCAGAGGAATCGTCTTACATTCCATACCTTACAGCGACAAGTATTCCATTATATATATGTATACGGAAGCTTTCGGTCGCGTGTCGTACCTGGTAGCCCGCACCCGGGGTAAAAAAAGCAATATCTCCCGTGCCTTGTTTATTCCGCTTTCCGTACTCGAGATGGAAGTGGACCATAAACAGAACCGCGACCTCCACCGCATTAAGGAAACCAAAAGTTGTTTTCCGATGAACGAGCTATCCAGTCACCCCATAAAAAACGTGCTGGCCCTGTTCTTATCCGAGGTCCTGTTTCGTGTGGTAAAGGAAACCGAACCCGATGCACGCCTGTTCGACTTTCTTTATCAGTCCGTTCAGCTGCTGGAACTATCCGAAAAAGGCCTGGCCAACTTTCATCTGGTCTTTCTGCTTCGGCTGCTTCATCACCTGGGGATATTCCCCAACACCGACTCGATAGCCGAAAACCGGTACTTCGATATGCTCAACGGCGTATTCGTAAGCGACATCCCCATGCACCGCCACTACCTGGATAAACCCGAGAGTCTGGCTTTTGCCGGATTGCTGCGCATGAGCTACGAAAATATGCACCTCTACCGTTTTACCCGTCAGGATCGCCTGCTCGTTATCCACCGGATACTGGAATATTACCGGCTCCATATGCCCGATTTCCCCGAAATTAAATCCCTTGCAGTCATGCAAACGCTCTTCGACTAG